From a region of the Paraburkholderia caribensis genome:
- a CDS encoding TetR family transcriptional regulator: MPRNAPASSAPARAAKDEPTRRQQLAAKTRERIFRIAIKEFADKGFSGARVEGIASRAKVNIRMIYHYFGGKEMLYVEVLEHVLAKLREAELAVELDEKTVDPAAGILRLYDFTEGHFSAHPELLCLLSWENLNRARYLKRSKVIPAMSSPVLDKLRTLIERGEAAGELREGIDPLHMYVTLVSLAYFHKSNAYTLSRMFDTEMLAPSWQAAHKAQAHELVRAFLTGARVPELAAHI, translated from the coding sequence ATGCCACGCAACGCCCCTGCATCAAGCGCACCCGCCCGAGCGGCGAAGGACGAGCCCACGCGCCGCCAGCAACTTGCGGCAAAGACGCGCGAGCGCATCTTCCGCATCGCCATCAAGGAGTTCGCCGACAAGGGCTTCAGCGGCGCGCGGGTGGAGGGCATTGCGAGTCGCGCCAAGGTCAATATCCGGATGATCTATCACTACTTCGGCGGCAAGGAGATGCTGTATGTCGAAGTGCTGGAGCATGTGCTCGCGAAGCTGCGCGAAGCGGAGCTGGCCGTCGAGCTGGATGAAAAGACCGTCGACCCCGCAGCAGGCATCTTGCGGCTTTACGATTTCACGGAAGGGCACTTTTCCGCGCACCCCGAGTTGCTTTGTCTGCTTTCGTGGGAAAACCTGAACCGGGCGCGTTACCTGAAACGCTCGAAGGTCATTCCTGCGATGTCGTCGCCCGTGCTCGACAAGCTGCGCACCCTGATCGAACGCGGCGAGGCTGCTGGCGAGTTGCGCGAGGGCATCGACCCGCTGCATATGTACGTGACGCTCGTGAGTCTCGCGTATTTTCACAAGTCCAATGCGTACACGCTCTCACGCATGTTCGACACCGAGATGCTCGCGCCTTCATGGCAGGCCGCGCACAAGGCGCAGGCGCACGAACTCGTGCGCGCGTTTCTGACGGGCGCGCGCGTGCCTGAACTCGCGGCGCACATCTGA